GAGTGGGTGATGTGTCCCTCCAGCACCAGGCGGGGGAGGTCGGCGCGCGGGTGCAGCTCCACGGCGATGTCCTCGCCCTCGTCCTGCTGGCCCGCATGCGCCTTCACGCAGTCGAGCGCCAGGAAGCTGAAGCAGCGGTTGGTCTGCATCGCCGGGTTGGGGTGGACGGCGCCCAGCGGCACCACGCGGCCCGCGACGTAGCCCGTCTCCTCCTCCAGCTCGCGGCGCGCGGCGGCGGCCGGGTCCTCGCCCGCGTCCACCATGCCTCCGGGGACCTCCAGCGTCGTCGCCTCCACGCCGAAGCGGAACTGCCGCACCAGGACCAGCTGGTCCTCCGCCGTCACCGCGATGACATTCACCCAGTCCGCGCAGTCCAGGTTCACCCGCGGGTGCTCCCGCTGGGTGCGTGGGTCCGCCCAGCGGTCCTCGCGCACCCTAAGCACCCGGTAGTCATGCTCCAGCCCCCGGCGCAGGCGCTGCCAGGGCTTCACGGACGTCGACATGGGACGAAGGCCTCCAGGAGGGGGAGCCCTCGCCGGGCCCCATTTCCACGTCAGTTGAGCAGCGAGGCGCGCTCGCGCAGCTCGCGGGCGGTCAGCTCCAGCCTGTCGCGATCCGGCGCCTCTGGCGACAGCTCCAGGCACCGCTCCACGTCGCGCAGCGCGGCGCGGTACGCGCCCAGGTTGGCCAGGAGCCCCGCCCGCGTGCGCAGCTCCCCCGGGTGGTCCGGCGCCAGGAGCAGGAGCAGGTCCACCACCGCCAGCCCCCGCTCCTGGTCCTCGCGCCCCAGGTAGACGCGCCGCAGGTTGGACAGCATGCGGTAGGCGATGAGCTCCACGGGGGCGGGGGCGAGCATGGCCCGGTCGAACTTGAGCTGCGGCGCCACGCGCTTGAGCAGCTCCTCGCAGCCGTGCTCGGTGAGGATGTCCCCGTCGTGGAACGGGTCCATCACCAGCTTGTGGTCCCCCGCGTCGTGCGCGACCAGGAAGTGCCCGGGGAAGGGCACCCCGTAGAGGGGGATGCCCGCGCGGCGCGCGACCTCCAGGTACACCACCGACAGCGTTATCGGCAGGCCCACCTTCCGCTCCAGCACCTGGTCCAGGAAGCTGTTCTCCGGCGCGTGGTAGTCCTCCGCGTTGCCGCGAAAGCCCTCGATGTCCGACAGCACGTGCCGCAGCGCGCGCAGCGGCGCGAGCGCCTCGCCCCGCTCCTTCAGCCGCTCCATCTCCACCTGGACCCGGCACGCCAGCACGTCCAGCACGTGCAGGCACGCCGACGCGTCCAGCTCCGGCTGCTGCAGCGTGGCGATGGCCAACGCCGCCAGGTCCAGGCGCGGCGGCTCCGCGGCCAGCGCCGACACCAACCGTTCACGGGCCAGCGGCGGGCTGAATCCAGAGGGGATGCTCACGGGCGCAACCACTAACCCACGCCGGGACGGACGGCAAAGGCAGGCGGCCGAGCGTCAGTAGGTCGGCGGTTCATACGGCAGCCTCCCCTTGATTTCCGCGCGGAGGGCCATTTGAGCCGCAATCAGCCCCGCCAACAGTCCATCCTCGAACTCGAACGTCGGGTGTTCCTTGAGTTGCGGGAAGTCATGCGGGTTGCGGACCTCCTCGGGGGTGATGTTGGGGACGGCCTCGCGGGCCAGGCGCAGCACCTTGGCTTGTTGCTGCGAAATCATCCGCTCGAAGAGGGGGCCGGCCAGCTCGAGCATGCTGTGGGCCAGTTCTTCCGTCATGTGAGTGTCTACTCCTGGGCGATGTCCCACTTGGCGCGGCGGTAGCTGTAACGGAAGGCGGCCTCGTCCGCCTCTTTCGCGTCGCCGTGGCCCTCTCTTCCGTCCAGGAAGGCGACGAAGTCGAGCTGGCGGTCCGGCTTGCCGTACTCCGCGTCGAACAGGCGCACCAGCTCGTTGGCGGGCAGGGTGCGCCGGCCGGCGACGCTGACCAGGGGGATGGAGAGGCCGCGCGTCTCCTTGGCCGGGGCGTAGGACTTCCACACCAGCTCCGTGCACACCAGCGTCTGGTCGGAGAAGAAGTCGAAGTCGAAGTCGTACGGGCGGCCCTGGAAGGTGAAGGCGCGGAGGATGGCGCGCGCCTTGTCCACGCGCGGCAGGCGGGGGCGCATGACGCCCAGGTAGTCCACGCGCATGCCGT
This sequence is a window from Myxococcus stipitatus. Protein-coding genes within it:
- a CDS encoding NUDIX hydrolase — encoded protein: MSTSVKPWQRLRRGLEHDYRVLRVREDRWADPRTQREHPRVNLDCADWVNVIAVTAEDQLVLVRQFRFGVEATTLEVPGGMVDAGEDPAAAARRELEEETGYVAGRVVPLGAVHPNPAMQTNRCFSFLALDCVKAHAGQQDEGEDIAVELHPRADLPRLVLEGHITHSLVVVAFFLERLRAEAGGAD
- a CDS encoding SirB1 family protein, whose product is MARERLVSALAAEPPRLDLAALAIATLQQPELDASACLHVLDVLACRVQVEMERLKERGEALAPLRALRHVLSDIEGFRGNAEDYHAPENSFLDQVLERKVGLPITLSVVYLEVARRAGIPLYGVPFPGHFLVAHDAGDHKLVMDPFHDGDILTEHGCEELLKRVAPQLKFDRAMLAPAPVELIAYRMLSNLRRVYLGREDQERGLAVVDLLLLLAPDHPGELRTRAGLLANLGAYRAALRDVERCLELSPEAPDRDRLELTARELRERASLLN